The Chamaesiphon minutus PCC 6605 DNA window ATCGACGATTTGTTGTTGTAGTTGGGCTTGAGTAGATCTAAGTTTAACGATTTCTGCGGCGATCTGAGACTCTGTACGCAGTAGATTTGTCACTTTGGCAGTAGTCGTATCACTAAAGTTACTGCTAGCTTCTGGCTCCGGTTCCAGCTCTTGCCCGATTTCATCTAGCAATAACGCCCAATTATCGTCGAGCGTGGGCGTTTCTGCTACTGGTTCGGATGGCTCTGGCTGTACTGGCGGTTTTGGCGACGATAGGATCGCAGGTATCGGTGCGGATGGTTGCGGTTCTTCCGCAACGGGAGTTATGGACGGTTGCGCCTTTACCTCGTCGTTATTATCCCAGACATCTTCGATCGGCTCCGATCCTGGCGCAATCTCTTCTTCTACCACACTGACATCAATGATTTCTGACGATCGGTTCGGCGATTTGAGATCTGATTTGGGATTTGCAGTTCCGTCAAAGTTCATAGAATAGATTTTGGCGTAACGATCGCCAAAATAGAAGTTGCCATGATATGGTCAGTGCAGCCTCTAAGTTAGAGATTTACACATCTTTGGCATATTCTCAGGTAAAGAGAATCGCTTACTACTCATTATATCTTACGTCGATCCGCCCAATAATTGAGAGCGGCATTCTCGATCGACAACATCATCACAGTAGCGGCGATCTGAGTTCTCGATGGCGATCGGCTTAAAAAACTTGCCACCGCGTTCGATTCAGGAAAAAGCCATGCTGGCGAGGATTGATACAAGTCAAACCAGTAGTTCTGGCCGTACATTTCAGCCCAGCTCTTTTCCAAGTACTACCATAATTTAGCACTGGGTATGAGCCAAAGATAGTATCGCCAGCACAACTAGGTTGCGCAGGCTTATGACGATCGAGCGATATTCCCGTCCAATCCAGCTCGCAGGGAGATTTGGGTTTGGGATTCAAACCACTGCGGATGTCGCAGCGCAGATCTTTATTGTTTGACAGGTAGCAGGCAATATTGCCACTAGGCAGCCGAAAACCGTCGCCATTTAAGTCGTTATCGATCGCCAAGCTCGGACGATCGACAGTTCCCAAGGCGATTGTTAATATACCAATAACCAACCAATTAAATTTCATACTTAAAACTCGTTATCGAGTACCGATCCGCGATCGGGTAGAATAGCTGTTATACTAGTCCATTGTGGCTTTTTTGCCTACAGTGTATTAATAATTAGTTAATTCGAGCGGATCTAAGTATGACAAAGCGTACTCTCGGCGGTACTAACCGCAAACAAAAAAGAACATCGGGGTTCAGAGCGCGGATGCGGTCGCGTACCGGACAAAAAGTGATCAAAGCACGTAGAGCCAGAGGACGGCATCGGTTGTCTGTGTAGATCTTTTCTACCAGCAGCTCGAAAATAGTAGCAACTCGTGTCATTGCCTAAACCCCATCGACTCAGACGCAGGCAAGATTTTCAAAAAGTTTATCAGCAAGGCAAACGCCATCAACAAGCGCATTTGACGCTTAGAAGTTTGCGACACCTGCCAGATGCCCAGACCGAAAATCTACCTGCTACTCGGTTTGGGATTTCCGTCAGTCAAAAAGTCAGTAAAAAAGCAGTGGTTCGCAACCTGCTCAAACGACAAGTGAAAGCCGCTTTGCGTCAGCTTTTGCCGCAAATTCACAGCGGGTGGTCGATCGTCATTGGCGTCCGACCTTCAGCGCACGGATGCGAATATGTCGAAATTTTGCGAGAATTAGAGCAGTTGTTGGCAGCCGCCGAGGTACTTGATGGGTATTAAAGAAGAAACGTTTTATGAAGGTGGTCCACATATTGGGGATCTGATTTTCAATTTATTTTTAGCAATATTCGTAATTTTCATCCCGCTGACGATCGGCGCGATTGTGAGAGCGATCTGGTTGAGATATAAAATTACCGATCGACGGATTTCCGTCACAGGTGGCTGGATGGGCAAAGATCGAACCGATCTTGTCTATTCGGAAATTACGGACGCACTAACTATCCCGCGTGGGTTAGGATTTTGGGGAGATATGGTAGTAACTCTCAAAGATGGTAGCCGTCTAGAATTACGCTCTCTCCCTCGCTATCGTGAAATATACGATTATATTAACGAGCGAGTTCTCGCTAAAACTGGGCAGCCGCTAACCAGCGTGGCGGAGAAAGCAGAAGCGGCTGCCGCTCAAACCACCTAATTTAGGGATGAGGTTTTAGGTTGTAGGTTTTAGTGCATGGTCGATATTCACCCAACACCTAAGACCTAATACCTAATACCTAACACCTAACACCTAATACCTAACACCTAGTTGACAATGGACTTTGGAATCGGATTTATTTCCAACAATATAATGCTGCCGATCGTAGATTTTTTCTATGGAATCGTGCCTAGCTATGGTTTGGCGATCGTCGCTTTAACCTTGGTAATTCGTTTCGCGCTCTATCCGTTGGGTGCGGGGTCGATTCGCAATATGCGAAAGACGAAGATCTCGCAACCGCTGATGCAGAAGCGAGTTAAGGAAATTCAGCAAAAGTTTAAAGACGATCCGGCAAAGCAGCAGCAAGCCATGAGTGATGTGTACAAGGAATTTGGCAACCCGTTAGC harbors:
- the rnpA gene encoding ribonuclease P protein component — protein: MSLPKPHRLRRRQDFQKVYQQGKRHQQAHLTLRSLRHLPDAQTENLPATRFGISVSQKVSKKAVVRNLLKRQVKAALRQLLPQIHSGWSIVIGVRPSAHGCEYVEILRELEQLLAAAEVLDGY
- a CDS encoding DUF6636 domain-containing protein, which gives rise to MKFNWLVIGILTIALGTVDRPSLAIDNDLNGDGFRLPSGNIACYLSNNKDLRCDIRSGLNPKPKSPCELDWTGISLDRHKPAQPSCAGDTIFGSYPVLNYGSTWKRAGLKCTARTTGLTCINPRQHGFFLNRTRWQVF
- a CDS encoding PH domain-containing protein, whose amino-acid sequence is MGIKEETFYEGGPHIGDLIFNLFLAIFVIFIPLTIGAIVRAIWLRYKITDRRISVTGGWMGKDRTDLVYSEITDALTIPRGLGFWGDMVVTLKDGSRLELRSLPRYREIYDYINERVLAKTGQPLTSVAEKAEAAAAQTT
- the rpmH gene encoding 50S ribosomal protein L34, producing MTKRTLGGTNRKQKRTSGFRARMRSRTGQKVIKARRARGRHRLSV